The following are encoded together in the Daphnia magna isolate NIES linkage group LG8, ASM2063170v1.1, whole genome shotgun sequence genome:
- the LOC116929402 gene encoding brain protein I3: MEYPSNNPPPYSSGVPQQQYQPVQVYMTNPPPPPGPTVVAVEVVPLGGRCGRCQLGIVREHFTLCGWLWAIFFFPIGLICLFTMRLNSCSRCGAIYD; encoded by the exons ATGGAATATCCAAGCAACAACCCACCACCTTACTCTTCAG GAGTCCCTCAACAACAATACCAACCGGTACAAGTTTACATGACGAATCCTCCGCCTCCTCCCGGACCCACCGTCGTAGCAGTCGAAGTTGTGCCTTTGGGTGGAAGGTGTGGAAGATGTCAG CTGGGAATCGTACGTGAACATTTCACCTTGTGTGGGTGGTTAtgggccattttcttttttccaattGGATTAATTTGCCTCTTTACAATGAGACTCAACAGCTGCAGCAGATGTGGTGCAATTTATGATTGA